The Haloarcula pelagica genome includes a region encoding these proteins:
- a CDS encoding ABC transporter permease, with protein MKPSNLLRQYPSALMAWRNLGRNRIRTGLAALGIVIGVVAIATIGMAGAALQQQATSSLGDLANEVTVSPGEDSDTAGITDDQVEEMRRIAGEATVIPQKSNSTVITARNGQEVRVTVTAVTNADAMYNVSEGQSPERLRSGALISENTAERLGLEMGDPVEYNGNLYRIIGFIGADSGGFGGFGGRELVLPMSALSGQEYYGSITIMASSGDDAETLANNIDAQFNREVRGEEEEILSVQSFASVQEQLRSFFTALRLGLLGIGGISLLVASVAILNVMLMSTIERRGEIGVLRAVGVRRREVLRMILAEAALLGVFGGLAGAVLSLIIGFVLFDVLIGDGLLVFQWISSRYLLYGFVFAVFASVLSGVYPAWKAANDRPVESLRA; from the coding sequence ATGAAGCCTTCCAACCTGCTTCGGCAGTACCCGAGTGCACTAATGGCTTGGCGAAACCTTGGCAGAAATCGGATCCGTACCGGGTTAGCCGCTCTGGGAATTGTGATTGGAGTAGTCGCCATTGCTACTATCGGTATGGCCGGTGCTGCACTACAACAGCAAGCAACTTCGAGTCTAGGTGATCTCGCCAACGAAGTAACTGTTTCACCCGGCGAAGATAGCGACACTGCCGGGATAACTGATGACCAAGTAGAGGAGATGCGGCGAATCGCTGGTGAAGCGACAGTTATCCCACAAAAATCGAACTCAACGGTCATCACTGCGAGGAACGGGCAGGAAGTTCGAGTAACGGTAACAGCAGTTACTAATGCGGATGCAATGTACAATGTTTCGGAAGGGCAATCTCCGGAACGACTCCGATCAGGAGCACTAATCAGTGAGAATACTGCTGAGCGTCTTGGGCTCGAAATGGGCGATCCGGTTGAATACAATGGTAACCTGTACAGAATAATTGGGTTTATTGGCGCGGATAGTGGTGGGTTTGGTGGGTTCGGTGGTAGAGAACTCGTTCTTCCAATGTCTGCACTTAGTGGACAAGAATATTACGGCTCTATTACAATTATGGCAAGCAGCGGAGATGATGCCGAAACCCTTGCCAACAATATTGATGCTCAATTCAATCGGGAGGTGAGAGGCGAAGAGGAAGAGATACTGAGCGTCCAGAGTTTTGCTAGCGTTCAGGAGCAACTCCGGTCCTTTTTTACTGCACTCCGTCTTGGTCTGTTAGGGATTGGTGGTATCTCGCTACTCGTTGCTAGTGTAGCTATACTCAATGTTATGTTAATGAGTACAATCGAGCGCCGGGGAGAAATTGGCGTGCTTAGAGCCGTCGGCGTCCGCCGGAGAGAGGTTCTGCGTATGATCCTTGCTGAAGCAGCTCTCCTTGGGGTATTCGGTGGGCTCGCCGGAGCAGTGCTTTCGCTTATCATTGGATTCGTGTTGTTTGATGTTCTGATCGGCGATGGTCTATTAGTTTTTCAGTGGATTAGTTCCAGATATCTACTGTATGGGTTTGTGTTTGCTGTCTTTGCGAGTGTGCTGAGTGGGGTGTACCCGGCTTGGAAGGCTGCGAATGATCGGCCGGTAGAATCTCTCAGGGCCTAA
- a CDS encoding PKD domain-containing protein, with product MDIGAGKNITKNELQQSDEADFAPPQIVDERRVDMQTVQLDIDDNMDVDESSINQNDFQVSPGRVVGVTAEDDGTDAEVDVFIEDAGNTAVTISTTNETEISDTNGNEFTGEYNAVVEAPADPPQIQDASWADATRVEQYEGSIEWPDQKPGETTILEVYLTDGTGIDTATVDKDDFVVNRGRVVDTATRTDGENAYVLLVLSKNLNDGALDNGSLTVRLYENATIRDTEGRIGNRIVRPGPMFVLSNTGPTFAGARRINDTSVALSFTDDTNVAESSIQENEIQIAGADLPATEVSDFEAKNVDLDTLRTYPISGLNTTENGSNATAIVRMGSPVNDEELLVRVKPSATIVDTIGNTYKPGMNNVTNRYVVDGMDGIPPEVDSFSAVRTNKGTTAVSLTASERLSQIDISVQGATSDTLNMSDFSLNKESSFTYATTYSHSSNGTLVFKPNSITDDSGNTYSPDLTAVSNGTTKKPPTPVISIDFEISENQTYVFDARHSSSKNPIANYTWQFADGTTAHGMRVQRSLSPGTHLVALTVTDNTGQSATETATLDLPNQSVENITPDQMDNIRRVTDPDTRVTQTQDTSETSSRIQVNNPSPGKEVRIRPQDSVLAANNNLSIDSMGVVTSRYDDFSLQVATTDPQVVTDLSDSSDRKIVGGFSVEHDVPESAFQQATLSAGVSTQRIRDLGAAPSDVTVLRQKGNTWEQIPTSPVPSASNTGDMARFRLTSPGFSQFAIAVTNATQESNDTSETSSSRPNDNLSVGDRVKVQHATINKTSVVAGSSVLIESTIKNPSDSTAEFVAGLSINNSTTDTKRVEIPAGGQESVMFVYAFDQTGNKVVGINDTTAGKVTVENQQSRVGKLANSVATVLPLGILRSILLALVALIIISYAILKSLAIYFGY from the coding sequence GTGGATATTGGCGCAGGAAAAAATATAACAAAAAATGAATTACAGCAAAGTGACGAAGCAGATTTTGCTCCCCCGCAAATCGTTGACGAGAGAAGGGTGGACATGCAAACGGTACAGCTTGACATTGATGATAATATGGATGTTGACGAGTCGTCCATCAATCAAAACGACTTCCAAGTCAGTCCAGGCCGGGTTGTTGGTGTCACTGCCGAAGATGATGGAACTGATGCCGAAGTAGATGTCTTCATTGAGGATGCAGGTAACACCGCTGTTACCATCTCTACTACCAATGAGACTGAGATCTCAGATACGAATGGCAATGAGTTTACTGGAGAATATAATGCCGTTGTTGAGGCTCCAGCAGATCCTCCACAGATACAAGATGCGTCTTGGGCTGACGCAACAAGGGTTGAGCAGTATGAGGGATCTATCGAGTGGCCGGACCAGAAGCCTGGTGAAACGACGATATTGGAAGTCTACTTGACTGATGGGACTGGTATTGATACAGCAACGGTTGACAAAGATGACTTCGTCGTTAACAGAGGAAGAGTGGTTGATACTGCAACCAGAACTGATGGCGAAAACGCCTATGTACTCTTAGTATTATCAAAAAATCTCAATGATGGCGCCTTGGATAACGGATCTCTAACAGTTCGTCTATATGAAAATGCTACTATCCGAGATACTGAAGGACGGATCGGGAATCGAATCGTTCGGCCAGGCCCAATGTTTGTACTGTCTAATACAGGACCAACGTTCGCTGGAGCCCGCCGCATTAATGACACATCTGTAGCGTTGTCTTTCACTGATGATACGAACGTAGCCGAAAGCTCAATTCAAGAAAACGAAATACAAATTGCGGGCGCAGATCTGCCAGCAACGGAGGTATCGGACTTTGAAGCCAAGAATGTTGACTTAGACACCCTTCGGACTTACCCAATAAGTGGTCTTAATACCACAGAAAACGGTTCAAATGCCACTGCAATCGTTCGGATGGGCTCGCCGGTTAATGATGAAGAACTTCTAGTTCGTGTCAAGCCCAGTGCGACTATTGTTGATACGATTGGTAACACGTATAAACCAGGAATGAACAACGTCACAAATAGATATGTAGTTGATGGGATGGATGGTATCCCGCCCGAGGTTGATTCGTTTTCAGCTGTTCGAACAAACAAAGGGACAACAGCTGTATCCCTCACGGCATCCGAGCGGCTGAGTCAGATCGATATCTCAGTGCAGGGGGCAACAAGCGATACATTGAATATGTCGGACTTCAGTCTAAACAAGGAGTCCTCGTTTACATATGCCACTACATATTCACACAGCTCGAACGGAACACTGGTTTTCAAACCTAATAGCATAACAGACGATTCGGGGAACACTTATTCTCCAGATTTAACGGCAGTTAGCAATGGTACCACGAAAAAACCCCCAACGCCAGTTATATCAATTGACTTTGAAATATCTGAAAATCAGACATACGTTTTCGATGCTAGACACAGCTCTAGCAAAAACCCTATCGCAAATTATACTTGGCAGTTTGCAGATGGAACGACTGCTCATGGAATGCGAGTCCAAAGAAGCTTGTCTCCGGGTACTCATCTGGTAGCACTAACCGTGACGGACAATACAGGCCAATCTGCAACTGAGACAGCAACGCTTGACCTCCCGAACCAAAGTGTTGAGAACATCACTCCCGACCAGATGGATAACATCCGTAGGGTTACTGACCCGGATACACGAGTGACGCAGACACAAGATACATCAGAAACTAGTAGTCGTATCCAAGTTAATAATCCAAGCCCTGGCAAAGAAGTACGTATTCGTCCACAAGATAGTGTATTAGCAGCGAACAATAACCTTAGTATTGATAGTATGGGAGTTGTTACATCTAGATATGATGATTTTAGTTTGCAAGTCGCAACAACTGACCCACAGGTTGTGACCGATCTCTCAGATAGTTCAGACAGAAAAATCGTAGGTGGGTTCTCTGTTGAGCACGACGTACCAGAGTCAGCATTTCAGCAGGCGACCCTTTCTGCAGGAGTGAGTACGCAGCGTATCCGTGATTTGGGGGCAGCGCCATCTGATGTGACTGTACTACGACAAAAAGGAAACACTTGGGAACAGATACCTACCTCCCCAGTTCCCAGCGCAAGTAATACCGGCGATATGGCACGTTTCCGACTCACTTCTCCAGGATTCTCGCAATTTGCTATAGCTGTAACAAATGCAACTCAAGAATCAAATGATACAAGTGAAACGTCCTCTTCGAGACCTAATGATAACCTTTCTGTGGGAGACCGGGTCAAAGTCCAACACGCAACAATTAACAAAACATCTGTTGTGGCAGGGTCCTCGGTTTTAATTGAATCGACAATTAAGAACCCATCTGACTCAACGGCAGAATTTGTAGCTGGACTGTCGATAAATAACTCTACTACTGACACAAAAAGAGTCGAAATTCCAGCAGGTGGGCAGGAGAGTGTTATGTTCGTATATGCATTTGATCAGACTGGCAACAAAGTTGTCGGTATTAATGACACAACTGCTGGAAAAGTCACAGTGGAAAACCAACAATCTCGCGTCGGAAAATTGGCTAACAGCGTAGCGACGGTCTTGCCATTAGGGATTCTACGCTCTATACTGTTGGCACTTGTTGCTTTAATCATCATTTCGTATGCAATATTAAAATCATTAGCTATCTACTTTGGGTACTAA
- a CDS encoding IS630 family transposase, whose product MTGQSVITYKERLIKETIVEALEEIREQNPRGRILLVADNYGSHHAKLTQQWADELGIEFLFIPPYSPTLNAIEPLWKDLKREISPKIFDGKDHFREFVTETFLRLSHKLSFAVDWIETFLPNNIQRLQ is encoded by the coding sequence TTGACTGGCCAGAGCGTGATCACGTACAAAGAGCGGTTAATCAAGGAAACGATCGTTGAGGCGCTTGAAGAGATCCGCGAGCAGAATCCGCGGGGTCGGATTCTGCTCGTGGCCGATAACTACGGCTCTCACCACGCGAAACTCACCCAACAGTGGGCCGACGAACTCGGCATCGAGTTTCTCTTCATCCCGCCGTACTCACCGACGCTGAACGCGATCGAACCGCTGTGGAAAGACCTCAAGCGCGAGATTTCACCAAAGATCTTCGATGGGAAAGACCACTTCAGAGAGTTCGTCACCGAGACGTTCCTTCGGCTGAGTCACAAGCTTAGCTTCGCTGTTGACTGGATCGAGACGTTTCTTCCCAACAATATTCAGAGGTTACAGTGA
- a CDS encoding IS110 family transposase, whose translation MTDHYVGIDVHKTESQVAVIDEMGEVTEEVRVENANLEEIAQKYAGNEAALEATSNYFTIYDTLDEYLDVTLANPVKADWLAGQKQKNDRVDAKQLARFLRLNEVPESYVPSRKLRRCRALARSRKKLVNKRTDFKNEVSALLDQTGNVYDGKLWTEGGREFLAELTLEEPYEMVLDQWLEAVDEFTVKIKRLQRKIETVATELEETTLLMSAPGVAAYSGVMILSELGEVDRFDRSSEAVSYAGLDPVVRESGDSRTEHGISKEGNGYLRWILVQCANTAVHNAKDPYLSEFYWRLRETRNKPHKVAIVATARKLLVSLFHMLSREEPDDPPGVSA comes from the coding sequence ATGACCGATCACTACGTGGGCATCGATGTCCATAAGACAGAGTCTCAGGTCGCAGTTATCGACGAGATGGGAGAAGTGACTGAAGAGGTTCGCGTCGAGAACGCGAACCTCGAAGAAATCGCACAGAAGTACGCAGGAAATGAAGCTGCGCTCGAAGCGACCAGCAACTACTTCACGATCTACGATACGCTCGACGAGTATCTCGATGTGACGCTCGCCAATCCGGTGAAAGCGGATTGGCTCGCTGGACAGAAACAGAAGAACGACCGTGTAGATGCGAAGCAGCTTGCACGGTTTCTCCGGTTGAACGAAGTCCCAGAGAGTTACGTGCCGTCAAGGAAGCTCAGAAGGTGTCGTGCGCTCGCACGTAGTCGGAAGAAGCTAGTCAACAAACGCACTGATTTCAAAAACGAAGTCAGCGCGTTGCTCGATCAGACCGGAAACGTGTATGATGGGAAACTTTGGACGGAGGGAGGGCGTGAGTTCTTGGCAGAACTCACGCTTGAAGAACCGTATGAGATGGTTTTAGACCAGTGGTTGGAGGCAGTTGATGAGTTCACGGTGAAAATTAAGCGACTTCAGCGGAAGATTGAGACGGTAGCGACAGAGTTAGAGGAGACAACGCTGTTGATGTCTGCTCCCGGTGTTGCTGCGTATTCGGGCGTAATGATCCTCTCCGAGCTGGGTGAGGTCGACCGATTTGATCGGTCGAGCGAAGCAGTGAGTTATGCCGGACTCGACCCGGTCGTCCGCGAGTCTGGGGACTCGCGGACTGAGCATGGGATCAGCAAGGAAGGAAACGGGTATTTGCGCTGGATTCTCGTCCAGTGTGCGAACACAGCAGTTCATAACGCGAAGGATCCGTACTTGAGTGAGTTCTACTGGCGGTTGCGTGAGACACGAAACAAGCCGCATAAAGTAGCGATCGTAGCAACAGCTCGCAAGCTGTTGGTGTCGCTGTTCCATATGCTCAGCCGTGAGGAACCAGACGATCCGCCGGGGGTGAGTGCCTGA
- a CDS encoding IS630 family transposase codes for MYGSRRFEVVEHLLNAELDQAIDDAQKADETHLVRRLCFVKNLYEGKTQQQAGAAVGVSQPTSSRWARAWNQNGIEGLRPRFGGGRPPKLTPAQWDEFCAVLEEGQPWTPREIHTLIEHHYGVTYHPTHLARKLRASGMHYAKPRPMDPRSPDDAEAILAERLSEAFGEDTDEDEKEDEDPVVLGFFR; via the coding sequence ATGTACGGATCACGTCGGTTTGAAGTCGTTGAGCACTTGTTGAACGCGGAGCTGGACCAAGCGATCGATGACGCCCAGAAGGCGGACGAGACGCATCTCGTCCGGCGACTCTGCTTCGTGAAGAACCTCTATGAAGGCAAGACCCAACAGCAGGCTGGAGCAGCTGTCGGCGTCTCTCAGCCGACGAGTAGTCGCTGGGCACGCGCGTGGAATCAAAACGGGATCGAGGGGCTACGCCCACGCTTCGGCGGCGGTCGGCCGCCGAAGCTCACCCCGGCACAGTGGGACGAGTTCTGTGCAGTCCTCGAAGAGGGCCAACCGTGGACGCCACGCGAGATTCACACACTCATCGAACACCACTACGGCGTTACCTACCACCCGACCCATCTCGCCCGAAAACTGCGGGCCTCGGGCATGCACTACGCCAAACCACGGCCGATGGACCCCCGCAGTCCCGACGATGCAGAGGCGATTCTCGCCGAGCGCCTGTCCGAGGCGTTCGGAGAGGACACAGACGAAGACGAAAAGGAGGACGAAGACCCTGTCGTGCTGGGATTTTTTCGATGA
- a CDS encoding ABC transporter ATP-binding protein — protein MTSNERVIELEGVIKRYRNGDEIIEALKGVDFSADHGEMVTVIGPSGSGKSTLLNIIGLLDTPTEGSVRHHGKEVSVFTEDELTEERRSSIGFVFQSFHLLPMLTATENVELPSMWDTSVDRHDRAIELLSRVGLSDRLDHTPDRLSGGQKQRVAIARALINQPDIVLADEPTGNLDQDTGRTILEELTRLKDEENVAIVAVTHDNQMLEFTDRVVRIVDGEVRDRKT, from the coding sequence ATGACCTCGAATGAGAGAGTCATTGAACTGGAGGGTGTAATAAAACGGTATCGTAATGGGGATGAAATCATCGAAGCACTCAAAGGAGTCGACTTCAGCGCTGACCATGGTGAAATGGTTACTGTCATAGGCCCTTCTGGGTCTGGAAAAAGTACTTTGTTGAATATTATCGGTCTGCTTGATACACCGACAGAAGGATCAGTCAGACATCATGGTAAAGAGGTTAGTGTATTCACCGAAGACGAGCTTACTGAAGAGCGTAGGTCTAGTATCGGGTTTGTTTTTCAATCATTCCATCTCTTACCCATGTTGACTGCGACCGAGAACGTGGAGCTCCCTTCTATGTGGGATACATCTGTAGACCGGCATGACCGTGCAATTGAATTATTATCGCGTGTCGGGCTCTCAGATCGGCTTGATCATACCCCTGATCGATTATCAGGTGGACAGAAACAACGCGTGGCGATTGCTCGAGCCCTGATAAACCAGCCGGATATTGTTCTAGCTGATGAGCCTACAGGAAATTTAGATCAGGATACTGGGCGAACAATACTTGAAGAATTAACCAGGCTCAAAGACGAAGAGAACGTTGCCATTGTAGCGGTAACTCACGATAATCAAATGCTGGAATTCACTGACCGTGTCGTCAGAATTGTTGACGGCGAAGTTAGAGACCGGAAAACATAG
- a CDS encoding CAP domain-containing protein, whose product MGNKTILVVGLAVFFAAVGIGFVIGLQLDDSTTILDRDAGTSESNEQAPVQTHTVTKPNTPKPSVDQVETSSTDINKTAVKNNISILINTKRREAGLNGLSTSGRTSEKLDEVAKKHSSRMAEVNRSAHSIDGISSTDRYRNSGLSDICRFRSASGTHAISSEGNQLEVIGNIKLNSIYYKDGTVRHVADENAIAQALVMEWMEQGAHKNRILRKGIGRMGIGIDVTDNGFVYVTIDLCD is encoded by the coding sequence ATGGGAAACAAAACTATACTGGTGGTCGGGCTGGCCGTATTTTTCGCAGCGGTCGGGATTGGCTTTGTTATCGGACTGCAACTGGATGATTCAACAACAATTCTCGATAGAGATGCTGGCACATCGGAATCAAATGAACAGGCTCCTGTACAGACTCATACTGTTACAAAACCGAACACACCAAAACCGTCTGTTGATCAGGTAGAGACTTCTTCAACCGATATCAATAAGACAGCTGTAAAAAACAATATATCGATTCTTATAAATACAAAACGAAGAGAAGCAGGATTGAACGGACTATCAACAAGTGGAAGAACGTCTGAAAAATTAGACGAAGTTGCTAAAAAGCACAGTAGCAGAATGGCTGAGGTAAATCGCTCTGCCCATTCTATTGATGGAATCTCAAGTACAGATCGCTACCGCAATAGTGGATTGTCGGACATATGCCGTTTCCGGTCAGCATCAGGAACTCATGCTATATCTTCGGAAGGTAACCAACTCGAAGTTATTGGTAATATAAAGCTCAATAGTATTTATTATAAAGATGGTACAGTGAGGCACGTAGCTGACGAGAATGCAATTGCGCAGGCACTGGTTATGGAGTGGATGGAACAGGGAGCACACAAAAACCGTATCCTCAGGAAAGGGATTGGCCGCATGGGGATCGGAATTGATGTAACTGACAATGGGTTTGTATACGTGACCATTGATCTATGCGACTAG
- a CDS encoding transposase — translation MPANLCQQIRGPTLRDEHIDWHHRSSGGAAAPPLPAVTSSYCSNSPTIRYRRAPPYSPTLNAIEPLWKNLKRDISPEIFEDKDTFESSSPRHSTG, via the coding sequence ATGCCAGCGAATCTGTGCCAGCAGATTCGCGGCCCGACGCTCCGAGACGAACACATTGATTGGCATCATCGTTCGTCGGGTGGCGCGGCCGCGCCACCCTTGCCCGCTGTGACTTCCAGCTACTGCTCCAACTCACCAACAATCCGCTACAGAAGAGCGCCGCCGTATTCACCGACGTTGAACGCGATCGAACCGCTGTGGAAAAACCTCAAACGAGACATCTCTCCTGAGATCTTCGAGGATAAAGACACTTTTGAGAGTTCCTCACCGAGACATTCCACCGGTTGA